From the Pangasianodon hypophthalmus isolate fPanHyp1 chromosome 18, fPanHyp1.pri, whole genome shotgun sequence genome, the window ttatttattttttaagtgtgtaattgtggatatggtgaagttttctgtaaggagacgtttattttacattagtggaaggagtctccagctcCAGCGCTCTGTAACCCTAGTTTGTGTTTTTGCGTTTTGTTTCTCGGtaccatgacaagctgcattttttaaaaaaaattttttttattttgttaaaaaaaagagaggctggtgagagaacgactgtttatagctgctataatgtaagtgataactggaactaacctgtttcgtggacgttccacaacattacatgtgactctaaatggaaaaaaggacaacatatcattcattcaaaataaaatcctgttcatgttggaaaattgctgtgatgtaagaggagtaaaacactttgggatgagctgttgtaggaaattaatcaactttgtggtcaTAACAATAACTCTGCTGTCAgtccaccctgtcgttgattattttcctataacggcacgtCCCACCAAATCTGTTTACACAGAGAAATTTAACACAAAAGTCCCAAAAGTAGCGTATTTGCAAGGGATTCTGTTTAATCTGGCAACACTGTGCAAGTTCCTGACACTGCTGCAGGAGAACAAgataaacttttgaactgatgttttgatttttttatcaGTCAGTTGTTGTATTCTGCCATCTttcctaattaataacccacgtgtgttgtgtttgtttccTCTCACGTGTAGGATGCGAACTGGATCGCCCTGAATAGCTCTCTGCAGTGTCAGAGTCTCAGTGACATCTTCCTTCTGTTTAAAAGCTCAGACTTCATCACACACGATCTCACACAGCCGTAAGTGAACCGGTTCTAGCAATCTTCCTCACACAGACCTGCTTACTGCGCTGTGTTGAACACTCGaagcttctcttctcttctgtggCAGGTTCCTTCAGTGCAGCGACGACTCTCCAGACCCTGTTATAAACTATGAggtgcagcacacacacacacacacacacacacacacacacacacacagagcactaaTTACATTCACTAAGTGCTTCCTTTATACTCAGACATTTCCGTTTGTCTGCTCGGGTCTAGCTCGTGCTGAGGAAATGGAGCGAGCTCATTCCTGGAGGGGAATTTCGCTGCTTCGTGAAAGAGAACAAGCTGATTGGTATGAAAACGTCACATGATTATGGAGTCATTTCTCTCAAAATCAGGCCATTCGATCATTTCTTTAATATCcggttttcatttaaatttcagttcagGGAAAATAAACCACGATGACTTTGGGACGCTGGAAAAGctccgacactggagactccttccataaatgttaaataaacgtctcctcatagaaaacttcaccatatcgacgATTAtaccattttctttgttaaataacaacacattttatcaTCATAAAATCAGTTTCTAATTAGATTTGGGTTATGTGAAGCGGcttccatacaagtccctgtgaattagctgttactatagaaacttgtgatttgccaacacaagcatcagagctgctgttctagaaaaataatcaacacctgaccaatcagaatcgagaattcagcagcgctgtggtataatttcaTATGATCAGTAattcttatataaatataaatataccttATAAACATCAACAAGTCATTGTATGTGAACATCACACGcttaaaatgtgatgttttacTCCGTCTGCAATATTATGACTTCTTATACGTGCAGTATGATTGACTTTTATCCaagatttgtatttttacatattgtttTTAACGTGCTTAATATTTGTAATGTTGTGTTAGTGCCTTATGTTGTCATATTATTTACTGAAATTTGACTTTTGGAAGAGTTGGAGTGAGTTGATCCTACTCATAGATCATGAGCTACAGTAAAAAGACTTCGTTGTAGGAAGCACCTGTGTATCCTTGATCTAGAAGCCTCATAAATCCTCTCTCCTCTACGCCTTTTTAACACACTTGAATTGATGCGTCCTTCATGATGGCGTTCCTTAAAGATGTAGGACCGTGGAATGAAGGACGCATCAATTAGGAGTTCGAAGACACGTGTGGAACGCTGTGGGCTTTTTAACTGTATTTGCAGTTCTCCTCTCAGACAGAAGAGGGTGGGAATACTTATGAGCGGCTCCTCTGATATATAATGAGCTACAGTCAGGATCTGATTCGATACATAAATGCTAACTGATGCAGCTGTTCCTAGTATGCTCGATTTTTCTTTTTGAGGAGCACGTGATCGTGTGTCTGATCTCGGCTTACAGGAATCTCTCAGAGAGACTACACACAACATTACCAGCACATCTCCAAACAGGAAGCGAGTATCTCCTCCTCCATCCAGCAGTTCTTCAGAGAGCACATTCAGCACCAGTTCCCCAACGACGACTGTGAGTCACCTCCGCTAGACTGCACACAGAAATGAGCAACAAAGTGAACGTCTCAGAGTTATGACGTATTCTTGTGCTTTCTTTCCCCCTCTACAGTTGTCTTGGATGTGTACAGAGACAGCACGGTGAGGACCGAAATTCTATTACTCTTATATTATAAGCAATATTAATCGTGTTTTTAAGGAAGGTGTTCATATTCTGTGCGTAACAGGGACGTGTGTGGCTGATCGACTTTAATCCGTTCGGCGAGGTTACAGACTCGCTGCTCTTCACGTGGGAGGAGTTAACATCTGGAACCAATATTTCGTTACAGGTACTGCGCTAGAAGTTCAATAAGCCCTAAAACTTTTAGCGATGAACGCCTTTTACTGATGAGATTGTTGAGACTTTACAATGAAGGAAAAAAGCTGAACTTGGACAGTAAAACACTAATCTGCTTAAAATCTTTTCGGAAGAACACAGTAAACTCTCATTATTGATTTCgaaataaaaaattatgctGCTAACGTGGAAGTAGGAAGTCGGAACTAGGAGTTAAGTCATTTTCAACCTGGTGTATACAGTAAAGGTCATTTAAAAGTGAAGAAatcctgctgtgtttactgttgaaGCTGTGAGCAGCCATATTGATTTGTCATTTGGTTGAGGAGACCTTCTCAAGTTTCCAAATACGTATTCCAAGTTTAGGGagcgttttgttttttgtttttttttcctcccccctGAGTTACAAGTTTTAGTCAAATGCAGTATTCTTCAATAATAAAGCTGTTCCTCTAGTGAGACCCAAGAGttttgtggtggtggtgataaGCTTTAGAGTATTTTTGAATATAAGGCAAggatatatttgttttttatttttaagcagcAGATAGTGTAATGAAAATATTACAGTCAAGCCACGATTGAACAAGAGACATTGGGTGTGTTCACACTCCTTAATTCAGAGCAGAACTGAtacttttgctttgtttgctgtttggtttggtgTAGCTCTACACAGCACATAATTAAACgaaccaaaaagcaaaacaagcaTGAGCTGAAGAGCGTGTAGAGATGAAAATGTGCTCGTTAAACAGTTTCATTCTTTGGTCGGAAATACTGCAACAGAAAAAGGGTCAACAAACGTTTACCAAGTGTGCACAGAAATCACAAAGATCACCTGAGTGCGGAGAACACGGAgcaggtgtaaaaaaaaaaaaaaaaaaaaagattagataTTTATAGAAATACTGTATCTACTTTAAAACATTCTGTGAATAGCATCcatcattttctattttctctttttctttgttgatACAAATCTCCAGAAGGGCttcacatggcatttctgcagtgctacagtTCTGTGCTTTGGATCAGTTTAGCAGCTTgcatctttaaaaagaaataaataaataaatgtaaaaattttaaaactgcTGCAACCTTAAACACACGACACTTTTGATTCAGTTCCTGCAGTCGAGTCAATTCAGAGTTGAATCGCTTTCTCGCTAGAGTTTGTTTGGGAGCAGACCGAGACCACCTCACTCTGCCGCAAtcgttaccatagaaacgacaACATAatagaatgaatgcattaacataaacatgtgatttgtcttgcgaatggaattactgtcagagctgctgttatggaaattTAAGagtggagaattcaacagcgctgtgtgtCAACAGGATGGTCCTGCTTTCCGTTACACCACCAGCGAAGTGACCGTCCAGCCAAGTCCGTGTTTGTCTTATCGAATCCCGCGAGACTTCCTGGACCTGTCCACTGG encodes:
- the cdc123 gene encoding cell division cycle protein 123 homolog isoform X2 yields the protein MKKEQVANCQFSVWYPLFKKHTIKSLILPLPQNVIDYLLDDGTLVVSGSENNNNQPSQNNNSGSEDEDDVQWSDDETTTVVTAPEFPEFSSEVQEAINSLGGRVFPKLNWSAPRDANWIALNSSLQCQSLSDIFLLFKSSDFITHDLTQPFLQCSDDSPDPVINYELVLRKWSELIPGGEFRCFVKENKLIGISQRDYTQHYQHISKQEASISSSIQQFFREHIQHQFPNDDFVLDVYRDSTGRVWLIDFNPFGEVTDSLLFTWEELTSGTNISLQDGPAFRYTTSEVTVQPSPCLSYRIPRDFLDLSTGEDAYKLIDFLKLKKGQQEDEEDGDDDDDDDEHDEPHMASV
- the cdc123 gene encoding cell division cycle protein 123 homolog isoform X1, producing the protein MKKEQVANCQFSVWYPLFKKHTIKSLILPLPQNVIDYLLDDGTLVVSGSSENNNNQPSQNNNSGSEDEDDVQWSDDETTTVVTAPEFPEFSSEVQEAINSLGGRVFPKLNWSAPRDANWIALNSSLQCQSLSDIFLLFKSSDFITHDLTQPFLQCSDDSPDPVINYELVLRKWSELIPGGEFRCFVKENKLIGISQRDYTQHYQHISKQEASISSSIQQFFREHIQHQFPNDDFVLDVYRDSTGRVWLIDFNPFGEVTDSLLFTWEELTSGTNISLQDGPAFRYTTSEVTVQPSPCLSYRIPRDFLDLSTGEDAYKLIDFLKLKKGQQEDEEDGDDDDDDDEHDEPHMASV